The following are encoded in a window of Fretibacter rubidus genomic DNA:
- a CDS encoding MoaD/ThiS family protein: MAIVTVEFFGRLTDRMGKSVSFDAAATATLGTVRTQLAKNHDCDDLLDPSVRGVINDIMVADDTQIKLGDSLAFFSPLSGG, translated from the coding sequence ATGGCAATCGTCACAGTTGAATTTTTTGGACGTCTGACTGATCGCATGGGTAAATCTGTGAGCTTTGATGCGGCCGCCACTGCGACATTGGGGACTGTGCGGACGCAACTGGCCAAAAACCATGATTGTGATGACTTGCTCGACCCGTCTGTGCGAGGCGTCATTAATGACATTATGGTTGCTGATGATACACAGATTAAGCTCGGTGACAGCCTAGCGTTTTTTAGCCCCCTTTCAGGGGGATAG
- the moaC gene encoding cyclic pyranopterin monophosphate synthase MoaC: MSALSHLDKSGRVNMVDVGDKAVTQRRACASGLIRTQASTVDLVMDGKAPKGAVITTAEIAGIMAAKKTSDLIPLCHPLPLTKVAVTITPDTALPGFRVSSDAKTTGQTGIEMEALTAVSVALLTLYDMMKAVDKTMVIDAVKLDMKTGGKSDFGGTTD; encoded by the coding sequence ATGAGCGCGCTATCACATCTCGATAAGTCGGGTCGGGTGAACATGGTTGATGTCGGCGACAAAGCTGTGACCCAGCGTCGTGCGTGTGCAAGCGGCCTTATTCGCACGCAAGCGTCTACTGTGGATTTGGTGATGGACGGCAAAGCCCCGAAAGGGGCCGTTATTACCACGGCAGAAATCGCTGGTATTATGGCGGCCAAAAAAACGTCAGACCTTATCCCATTGTGTCACCCTCTGCCCCTCACCAAAGTCGCGGTGACAATAACGCCCGACACGGCTCTGCCTGGGTTCAGGGTTAGCTCAGATGCCAAAACCACAGGTCAAACAGGCATTGAAATGGAAGCCTTAACCGCTGTGTCTGTCGCGCTTTTGACGCTTTATGACATGATGAAGGCTGTCGATAAAACCATGGTTATTGACGCGGTCAAATTAGACATGAAAACTGGCGGTAAATCTGATTTTGGTGGCACGACCGACTGA
- a CDS encoding TolC family outer membrane protein, translating into MRSYQTKMGFVRRVVLAGTACIAALSMTLSTNVSAETFQEALIAAYHNNPRLKAERTRVREIDENYIQARAQGRVSSSLSGSVSGSVARFPAQSFFGPGGLDTISGTPADAAVQVIQPLYQGGRVKALKKQAKSAIYAAREGLRNAEQNLFVSVATAYVDVKRDEETARIRRNNVSVLARQEQAARDRFDVGEGTLTDIAQAESRLAGANIGLAQAEAQLAASRASYERVVGKPPSLLSTTPRFILPSSMTQAQEVGRANNPQLVAAIFNQIAARNGIAVAKSANKPTVSLAGTASAAREQLGQFTRSDNASLSLQVTVPLYSGGANKSRVRQARLAVERLGYEVTDTQDAIDQTIAQIWAQLEAAKISLSASQRQVDAANVAFEGVTLEQQLGQRDTLDVLNAEQEVLNAKLSVVDAQRAVDATTFQLLSVMGAFDAESLQLPVDLYDPSENFEAIKIDGMTRAIDNYVPEIVEDAVDEIADIPGDVIDLGQALRIDDAGREVGRNVGVFGHGVGTLVKDGVDTVSKPVTDIEFSDELPKFIKSMGTGMIDTAGKVGNAIGGTVKTGVDSATGYQTGADADKSQD; encoded by the coding sequence ATGCGGTCATATCAAACCAAAATGGGTTTTGTGCGCCGCGTTGTCTTGGCGGGAACGGCCTGCATTGCTGCGCTGTCCATGACGCTAAGCACAAATGTATCCGCAGAAACTTTTCAAGAGGCGTTAATTGCGGCCTATCATAATAATCCGCGCTTGAAGGCCGAGCGCACGCGCGTTCGCGAAATTGACGAGAATTATATCCAAGCGCGCGCTCAAGGGCGTGTAAGTTCTAGCCTGTCAGGATCTGTCTCTGGCTCTGTTGCACGCTTTCCAGCGCAGAGCTTTTTCGGGCCTGGGGGACTCGATACCATTTCAGGCACGCCAGCGGATGCCGCAGTTCAAGTCATTCAACCGCTTTATCAGGGCGGGCGTGTTAAAGCGTTAAAGAAGCAAGCAAAATCAGCAATTTACGCGGCACGCGAAGGACTGCGTAATGCGGAACAGAACTTGTTTGTATCTGTGGCTACGGCCTATGTTGATGTAAAACGGGACGAAGAAACCGCCCGTATTCGTCGCAATAATGTCAGTGTTTTGGCCCGCCAAGAACAGGCTGCGCGTGACCGTTTCGATGTCGGCGAGGGCACTTTGACCGATATCGCACAGGCAGAATCGCGACTGGCAGGCGCAAATATCGGACTCGCCCAGGCTGAAGCGCAATTGGCGGCTTCCCGCGCGTCTTATGAACGTGTGGTCGGAAAGCCGCCGAGTTTGCTTTCAACGACACCACGCTTCATTTTGCCAAGCAGCATGACCCAAGCCCAAGAGGTTGGGCGGGCGAATAACCCTCAACTGGTCGCGGCAATATTTAATCAAATTGCAGCGCGTAACGGCATTGCTGTGGCAAAATCTGCCAATAAGCCGACCGTATCTCTTGCGGGTACGGCGTCGGCGGCGCGCGAACAATTGGGGCAATTTACGCGGTCTGATAATGCTTCATTGTCGTTGCAGGTGACCGTGCCGCTTTATTCGGGTGGTGCCAATAAATCACGCGTTCGCCAAGCCCGCTTGGCCGTGGAACGCCTTGGCTATGAAGTCACGGATACACAGGACGCGATTGATCAGACGATCGCGCAAATATGGGCGCAGCTTGAGGCGGCTAAAATATCGCTTAGCGCATCACAACGCCAAGTCGATGCCGCCAATGTCGCCTTTGAGGGCGTTACGTTAGAGCAACAGCTTGGGCAACGCGACACGTTAGATGTGTTAAACGCAGAACAAGAAGTGCTTAATGCGAAGCTATCGGTTGTTGACGCACAACGCGCTGTGGATGCCACGACATTTCAGCTATTGTCCGTCATGGGAGCCTTTGACGCGGAAAGCCTGCAATTGCCTGTTGATCTTTACGACCCATCAGAGAATTTCGAGGCGATTAAAATCGACGGTATGACCCGTGCGATTGACAATTATGTGCCAGAGATTGTGGAAGATGCCGTCGACGAAATCGCCGATATTCCGGGTGACGTGATTGACTTGGGCCAAGCCCTTCGTATCGATGATGCAGGCCGCGAGGTTGGGCGTAATGTCGGGGTCTTTGGCCACGGGGTCGGTACGTTAGTAAAAGACGGCGTCGACACGGTTAGTAAGCCTGTCACAGATATCGAGTTTTCGGACGAGCTACCGAAATTTATCAAATCTATGGGCACAGGCATGATTGATACCGCCGGCAAGGTTGGTAACGCAATTGGCGGCACTGTTAAGACAGGTGTCGATAGTGCTACGGGCTACCAAACGGGCGCCGACGCAGACAAGTCGCAAGACTAA
- a CDS encoding molybdenum cofactor biosynthesis protein MoaE, which produces MSVSAQLTLEEIHTVDVETTFSQHAKGAGAVVTFRGIMRPQSKQGEPLDALILEWHPRMTQQSLEDIANDGLSQFNLSHVHIIHRGGVIKPHDVIVCVMVASDHRREAFSGADYIMDRLKTDAVFWKKEQGAFGTRWIDPTDRDHKDRQRWSEK; this is translated from the coding sequence GTGAGTGTATCGGCCCAATTAACGCTAGAGGAAATACATACTGTTGATGTCGAGACGACCTTTTCCCAGCACGCCAAAGGCGCAGGTGCGGTCGTCACCTTTCGCGGTATTATGCGTCCTCAATCAAAACAGGGCGAACCGCTAGACGCTCTAATTTTAGAGTGGCACCCGCGCATGACCCAGCAATCGCTCGAGGATATTGCCAATGATGGCCTATCGCAATTTAACCTGTCGCATGTTCATATCATTCACCGTGGCGGCGTGATTAAACCGCATGACGTGATTGTCTGTGTTATGGTAGCAAGCGATCATCGCCGCGAGGCGTTTTCAGGCGCAGATTACATCATGGACCGCCTTAAGACGGATGCCGTGTTTTGGAAAAAAGAACAGGGCGCTTTTGGCACGCGTTGGATAGACCCAACAGACCGTGACCACAAAGACCGCCAAAGATGGAGCGAAAAATAA
- a CDS encoding valine--tRNA ligase: MLDKAFNPSESEPRLYKAWEDSGAFQPRAAKPGDTKDDNFSIVIPPPNVTGSLHMGHAVNNTIMDILTRYNRMKGKAVLWQPGMDHAGIATQMVVERKLAAEGQYRKDMTREQFLNHVWAWKDESGGNIFNQLRRLGSSCDWSRERFTLGDRDGGQMADAVTKAFVDMYEAGLIYRDKRLVNWDPHFQTAISDLEVENIEKDGHFWHFKYPLAGGETYTYVEKDEDGNITLSEERDYISIATTRPETMLGDGAVAVHPDDERYAPIVGKMVRLPLADRLIPIITDEYPDMDFGSGAVKITGAHDFNDYEVAKRNDIPMYSLMGTRGEMIESEIMPAKYVGMDRFKARKAVVADIDAEGLLIRVEDKKIMQPYGDRSGVVIEPMLTDQWFVDAERMAGDAIEAVERGHGATAIDPASQSQRNAEGASLRTDTQGLDKNNTSASSSDPRVQSADAGMDPRVKREGDDAGEKDFKGSTRFIPENWKKTYDHWMKDIQPWCISRQLWWGHQIPAWILGAASGRTKWLGAEETDLDKAKDVEYEKLFDELLLAPVVTGDASKAPELLETILENHTQILSVSDVSFKAHGGLTAEFKTVLGVTHRFTYHRDPDVLDTWFSSGLWPFSTLGWPDNTDELARFYPTSVLVTAFDIIFFWVARMMMQGIHFMDEVPFKDVYIHALVLDEDGKKMSKSIGNTLDPLDLIDGVSADDLVAKRTRGLKNPDKAPQIAKRTRKQYPDGFEAYGADALRFTLASQAGQGRNIRLSVDRIAGYRNFGTKLWSAANFGQMNDCQPVDFDPATAQLPINKWIISETVKAAGEVTRCIDAYRFNDAADAIYKFTWDTFCSWYLELTKPLLSGDDAQAKAETRATFAWVLDQILKLLHPFMPFITEELWGKTATRPAHLIVSEWPELSDELTDPVSVTEVEWLKTLITNIRSVRADMNIPPSKKAALLMLSDALDPRLDTYAPQLSPMARVESVALASDAPQGALQTVVDGVTYAIPLDGLIDLSAERDRLSKEIGKAELEIEKIDKKLSNPAFTDKAPEKVVNLQKERRAGYAEEIAKLTEALAALG; encoded by the coding sequence ATGTTAGACAAAGCCTTCAACCCTTCTGAATCCGAACCCCGCCTATATAAAGCGTGGGAAGACAGCGGCGCGTTCCAGCCCCGCGCGGCAAAACCTGGCGATACGAAAGACGATAATTTTTCAATCGTCATCCCCCCGCCCAATGTCACGGGCAGCCTTCACATGGGTCACGCGGTCAATAACACCATTATGGATATCCTAACGCGTTATAACCGTATGAAAGGTAAAGCCGTTCTATGGCAGCCCGGCATGGATCATGCGGGTATCGCGACACAAATGGTGGTGGAACGCAAATTGGCGGCTGAAGGCCAATACCGCAAAGATATGACGCGCGAGCAGTTCTTAAACCATGTATGGGCATGGAAAGACGAAAGCGGCGGCAATATCTTTAACCAATTGCGCCGCTTGGGCAGCTCGTGCGATTGGTCACGCGAACGCTTCACCTTGGGTGATCGTGACGGCGGGCAAATGGCGGACGCTGTAACAAAGGCCTTTGTGGATATGTATGAAGCGGGACTGATTTACCGCGACAAGCGCTTGGTCAATTGGGACCCGCATTTCCAGACCGCGATTTCGGATTTGGAAGTCGAAAATATCGAAAAAGACGGTCATTTCTGGCATTTCAAATATCCACTCGCGGGGGGTGAAACCTACACCTATGTCGAGAAAGACGAAGACGGCAACATCACCCTGTCAGAGGAACGCGACTATATCTCTATCGCGACAACGCGTCCCGAAACCATGCTGGGTGACGGCGCGGTGGCGGTGCATCCCGATGATGAACGCTATGCGCCGATTGTTGGCAAAATGGTGCGTTTGCCATTGGCCGATAGATTAATCCCGATTATCACGGATGAATATCCCGATATGGATTTCGGCTCTGGCGCTGTGAAGATTACGGGCGCGCATGACTTTAACGATTACGAAGTCGCGAAACGCAACGACATTCCGATGTATAGCCTGATGGGCACACGCGGCGAGATGATAGAATCAGAGATTATGCCCGCGAAATATGTCGGCATGGATAGGTTTAAAGCGCGCAAAGCCGTTGTCGCCGATATTGACGCCGAGGGCCTCCTGATACGGGTCGAGGACAAGAAAATCATGCAGCCATACGGCGACCGTTCAGGCGTGGTCATTGAACCTATGCTGACCGATCAATGGTTTGTAGATGCGGAAAGAATGGCTGGCGATGCGATAGAGGCGGTTGAGCGAGGGCATGGAGCGACCGCGATTGACCCAGCGAGTCAATCGCAGCGGAATGCCGAAGGCGCAAGCCTTCGGACTGATACACAGGGCCTAGATAAAAATAACACGTCAGCCTCGAGCTCCGACCCGAGGGTCCAAAGTGCAGACGCAGGGATGGACCCACGCGTCAAGCGCGAGGGTGACGATGCGGGAGAGAAGGACTTCAAAGGCTCCACTCGCTTCATCCCCGAAAATTGGAAAAAAACCTATGACCATTGGATGAAAGACATCCAGCCTTGGTGTATCTCGCGGCAACTCTGGTGGGGGCATCAAATTCCAGCTTGGATTTTGGGTGCGGCGTCGGGCCGAACCAAATGGTTAGGGGCGGAAGAAACAGATTTAGATAAAGCTAAAGATGTGGAATATGAAAAATTGTTTGATGAGCTATTGTTAGCGCCAGTCGTTACAGGGGATGCTAGCAAAGCTCCTGAATTACTTGAGACCATACTCGAAAATCATACTCAAATTCTATCGGTTTCTGATGTTTCCTTCAAGGCTCATGGCGGATTAACAGCTGAATTTAAAACTGTTTTAGGCGTAACTCATAGGTTCACATACCATAGAGATCCCGACGTCCTAGACACTTGGTTCTCCTCTGGGCTATGGCCGTTCTCGACCCTTGGTTGGCCCGACAATACGGATGAACTTGCGCGCTTTTACCCGACATCTGTGCTTGTCACGGCTTTTGATATCATCTTTTTCTGGGTCGCGCGGATGATGATGCAGGGCATTCATTTTATGGACGAAGTGCCGTTTAAAGACGTCTACATCCACGCGCTGGTGCTGGATGAAGACGGTAAGAAAATGTCAAAATCCATTGGCAATACGCTCGACCCGCTGGACCTTATTGACGGCGTCAGCGCTGATGATTTGGTCGCAAAACGCACGCGCGGCCTCAAGAACCCTGACAAAGCCCCGCAAATCGCCAAGCGTACCCGCAAGCAATATCCTGACGGATTTGAAGCGTACGGGGCTGATGCGCTGCGCTTCACGCTCGCGTCCCAAGCGGGGCAGGGGCGCAATATCAGGCTATCGGTGGACCGTATCGCGGGTTACCGGAACTTCGGAACAAAGCTGTGGTCAGCGGCCAATTTCGGCCAGATGAACGATTGTCAGCCCGTTGATTTTGATCCCGCCACCGCGCAACTGCCTATCAATAAATGGATTATTTCGGAAACCGTGAAAGCGGCGGGAGAGGTCACACGTTGTATTGATGCCTACCGTTTTAATGATGCCGCCGACGCGATTTATAAATTTACATGGGACACATTCTGTAGCTGGTATTTGGAACTAACCAAGCCGTTATTGTCAGGCGATGACGCGCAAGCCAAGGCCGAGACACGCGCGACTTTTGCTTGGGTGCTCGACCAAATCCTAAAACTGCTCCACCCGTTCATGCCGTTCATCACTGAAGAGCTATGGGGCAAAACAGCTACGCGTCCTGCTCATTTGATCGTCTCTGAATGGCCAGAGCTAAGCGATGAATTAACTGACCCGGTATCTGTGACAGAGGTCGAATGGCTTAAGACGCTCATCACGAATATCCGTTCTGTGCGCGCCGATATGAATATCCCGCCGAGCAAAAAGGCGGCGCTTTTGATGTTATCTGACGCGCTCGACCCGCGTCTTGATACATATGCGCCGCAGCTTTCGCCGATGGCGCGGGTGGAAAGCGTGGCCTTGGCCTCGGACGCCCCGCAAGGCGCGCTGCAAACGGTTGTGGACGGCGTGACTTACGCTATCCCGCTTGACGGCTTGATTGATCTCTCTGCCGAGCGTGACCGTCTGTCCAAGGAAATTGGCAAAGCCGAGTTGGAGATTGAGAAGATTGATAAGAAGCTCTCAAATCCTGCCTTTACTGACAAAGCGCCGGAGAAGGTCGTGAACCTGCAAAAGGAACGCCGCGCAGGATATGCCGAGGAAATCGCGAAACTGACAGAAGCCTTGGCCGCATTGGGCTAA
- the moaB gene encoding molybdenum cofactor biosynthesis protein B, translating into MARIDDSLTFYPINIAVLTISDTRDKSNDTSGGLLAERTIAAGHNLAGHIIVKDDIPAIQAAVKAWVKDPDIDVILTTGGTGFAPRDVTPEAVKPLFERDMDGFSTVFHHVSLSTVGISTLQSRAFAGQIDNTFVFCVPGSTGACRDAWDNIFAFQFNSQYRPCSLVGKMERYRGLCP; encoded by the coding sequence ATGGCCCGCATTGATGATAGCTTGACCTTTTACCCCATTAATATCGCGGTGCTGACGATATCTGACACGCGCGATAAATCCAACGATACATCGGGAGGATTACTCGCGGAACGCACGATTGCGGCAGGGCATAATCTGGCAGGGCATATCATTGTCAAAGATGATATCCCCGCTATTCAAGCCGCAGTTAAGGCGTGGGTCAAAGACCCCGATATTGACGTGATCTTGACAACGGGCGGCACAGGCTTTGCGCCGCGCGACGTGACACCAGAAGCCGTTAAGCCCTTGTTTGAGCGTGATATGGACGGGTTTTCGACCGTGTTTCATCACGTCAGCCTAAGCACTGTTGGCATATCAACCTTGCAATCACGTGCCTTTGCTGGGCAAATTGATAACACCTTTGTCTTTTGCGTGCCGGGGTCTACTGGGGCATGCCGTGATGCGTGGGATAATATTTTTGCCTTTCAATTTAACAGCCAATATCGCCCTTGCTCTCTTGTCGGGAAAATGGAGCGCTACCGGGGGTTATGCCCATGA
- a CDS encoding sulfite exporter TauE/SafE family protein gives MPIYLLILFFIVAIAYAAVGFGGGSTYNALLVLHGTDYRILPTIALACNIIVVSGGLWRFWKEGLLAPHALAPFLIASIPAAWLGGRLPISETLFIGLLGMALFLSGIRLLGQRDYVVQSGEKRSIPTIAALVTGGGIGLLSGLVGIGGGIFLAPVLYWLAWDTPRKIAAACSVFILANSASGLTGQVMKLSDTQLLSLALPYWPLLIAVFVGGQIGSWMAATKLDPKILKRLTAVLILYVAARLLFNWAGLVGIIS, from the coding sequence GTGCCTATTTATCTTCTGATATTATTTTTTATTGTCGCGATAGCTTATGCTGCCGTCGGGTTTGGTGGCGGGTCAACGTATAATGCCCTATTGGTGTTGCACGGGACGGATTACCGTATCCTTCCCACAATTGCGCTAGCCTGTAATATTATTGTTGTATCTGGCGGACTATGGCGATTTTGGAAAGAGGGCCTGCTAGCCCCGCACGCGCTCGCCCCTTTCCTTATTGCCTCCATCCCTGCTGCGTGGCTTGGTGGACGTTTGCCGATATCTGAGACGCTTTTCATTGGTCTACTCGGCATGGCCCTTTTCCTCAGCGGTATAAGGCTTTTGGGACAGCGTGATTACGTGGTCCAGAGCGGTGAAAAACGCTCCATTCCAACCATCGCTGCCTTGGTTACAGGCGGCGGCATAGGGCTTTTGTCTGGGCTTGTCGGTATTGGCGGCGGCATATTCCTCGCGCCTGTGCTTTACTGGCTAGCGTGGGATACCCCGCGCAAAATCGCAGCCGCGTGCAGTGTGTTTATCCTCGCCAATTCGGCCTCAGGACTGACCGGACAAGTCATGAAACTATCAGATACACAGTTGCTATCGCTTGCTTTGCCCTATTGGCCGCTCCTTATCGCCGTATTTGTCGGGGGACAAATTGGATCATGGATGGCGGCAACAAAACTAGACCCGAAAATCTTAAAACGTCTTACCGCGGTTTTAATCCTATATGTCGCGGCACGGCTTTTGTTTAATTGGGCAGGGTTAGTTGGCATTATCAGTTAA
- a CDS encoding DsrE family protein, which yields MAIAAVMLVGSPSTANAADEAFTKGPVFTTFGPAAAVDTDMSIPAGTQFAIAFDAVDAARPEETNRKLITAGRFMNMHVAAGVPQDDIKLAIVVHGKAAFDMTQDNFYSRQYDGSQNASKYAVKALTGEGVRIIICGQTARYHGIEKTDLLPGVEMALSAMTAHALLAQDGYTLNPF from the coding sequence ATGGCGATCGCCGCTGTGATGCTGGTCGGTAGCCCCTCCACAGCCAATGCCGCAGATGAAGCGTTTACAAAAGGCCCCGTCTTTACGACCTTTGGCCCCGCAGCAGCAGTTGACACTGATATGTCAATCCCCGCAGGCACACAGTTTGCCATTGCTTTTGACGCTGTAGACGCGGCCAGGCCCGAGGAAACGAACCGCAAACTCATCACCGCAGGGCGGTTTATGAACATGCATGTCGCGGCAGGGGTTCCGCAAGATGACATAAAACTTGCCATCGTTGTCCACGGCAAAGCGGCCTTTGATATGACTCAGGATAATTTTTACAGCCGCCAATATGACGGCAGTCAAAATGCGAGCAAATACGCCGTAAAAGCCCTGACGGGTGAAGGGGTGCGCATTATTATATGTGGTCAGACGGCGCGCTATCACGGCATTGAAAAAACTGATCTATTGCCTGGCGTGGAAATGGCGCTTTCCGCGATGACGGCGCATGCACTTTTAGCCCAAGACGGCTACACGCTTAATCCGTTTTAG
- a CDS encoding DUF2497 domain-containing protein has product MSDDTTPSANDGTDAGGEPSMEDILASIRRIIADDEADGGAPSKVDITPIDIAIDEPTPDDSAQDDALMSLVTDETVDDVLELTDTPADVLSPELVAANLTATSPESFDNSGDVSSVMDDLVDLDLTADDTPVLDLASDDIAPLRADETATSENLDIAAFDDDFGIDDIDDLTVIDTLIDDDVVPDERVIDPAADLLADDSDNDVNDDDTDALIDSLFGDVDDANVGDIEEPVVEAVAPKAISPSKTAALPVSSTSDSDLDLVKSLMADLTDDSFLDTEAGTGVDMGAETDLTLENIEPEPESETQPVAVESEQASDNLATEDDEDVDVFDDILALTLDDEAALQDEKLEALELESAQMAGLASDPVSDIEAAPAHKSLADIAAEADAQAHAVTQPTAEKKTSGNGTMLAAVLAAGGVATATVAARSDDTQTDIDLPSHEEIESLLMEGAAADDDATTDLDMAAVLDDNVEAEATDAGSEDATPDASVKEEIEPVVEASALDNTPDTHDSNTESPEETSAMARTASSAVSKDTILDEVTETATAGAFAQLNNAVEEKAVFEERGDRIGDLVQEALRPMLKEWLDANLKGIVERAVTKEVKRISSGK; this is encoded by the coding sequence ATGTCGGACGACACTACACCATCCGCGAATGACGGCACAGACGCAGGGGGAGAGCCCTCTATGGAAGATATTTTGGCGTCCATTCGCCGGATTATCGCCGATGACGAAGCTGATGGTGGTGCTCCTTCAAAAGTCGACATAACGCCGATTGATATCGCCATTGATGAACCAACGCCTGACGATAGTGCGCAAGACGATGCGTTAATGTCTCTCGTAACGGATGAAACGGTTGATGACGTGTTAGAATTAACGGACACGCCCGCAGATGTTTTATCGCCAGAGCTTGTCGCCGCCAATTTGACGGCCACATCCCCTGAAAGTTTTGATAACAGTGGTGACGTGTCATCCGTCATGGATGACCTCGTTGATCTTGATTTAACGGCAGATGACACGCCTGTGCTTGATTTAGCCAGCGATGACATTGCGCCGTTACGGGCTGACGAAACGGCAACCTCTGAAAACCTCGATATTGCGGCCTTTGATGACGACTTTGGCATTGACGATATTGATGATTTGACCGTGATAGACACGTTGATAGATGATGATGTCGTCCCAGACGAACGCGTGATTGACCCAGCCGCTGACCTATTGGCCGATGACAGTGATAATGATGTCAATGATGACGACACAGACGCCTTGATTGATAGCCTATTTGGTGATGTTGACGATGCCAATGTTGGTGATATCGAAGAGCCCGTAGTTGAGGCAGTCGCACCCAAAGCTATATCTCCGAGCAAAACGGCGGCGCTTCCTGTGTCATCGACATCAGATAGCGATCTGGACCTTGTTAAATCCCTTATGGCGGATTTGACCGATGATAGTTTTTTAGACACGGAGGCGGGTACTGGCGTTGATATGGGCGCTGAGACAGACCTTACCCTTGAAAATATTGAGCCTGAGCCTGAATCAGAAACACAGCCTGTTGCCGTTGAGAGTGAACAAGCCAGCGACAATTTGGCCACCGAAGATGATGAAGATGTTGATGTCTTTGACGATATTTTGGCGCTAACATTGGACGACGAAGCGGCTCTGCAGGATGAAAAGCTGGAAGCATTGGAGCTTGAAAGTGCGCAGATGGCGGGTCTCGCCTCTGATCCCGTTTCTGACATAGAGGCCGCACCAGCCCATAAATCTCTCGCCGATATTGCGGCAGAGGCCGATGCCCAAGCTCACGCGGTCACTCAACCCACAGCGGAAAAGAAAACATCAGGGAACGGCACTATGCTCGCCGCTGTCTTGGCAGCAGGTGGCGTCGCGACAGCCACGGTCGCTGCGCGCAGTGATGACACGCAGACAGACATAGATTTGCCCAGCCATGAGGAGATCGAAAGCTTGCTGATGGAGGGTGCTGCGGCGGACGATGACGCGACAACTGATTTGGATATGGCGGCGGTCTTGGATGATAACGTCGAGGCAGAGGCGACAGATGCGGGGTCAGAGGACGCAACGCCAGACGCATCTGTTAAGGAGGAAATAGAGCCGGTGGTCGAGGCCTCCGCTCTGGACAACACCCCCGACACACACGATAGTAATACAGAATCACCAGAGGAGACATCTGCGATGGCTAGAACAGCGTCAAGCGCCGTATCAAAAGATACAATTTTAGACGAAGTCACGGAAACAGCAACGGCGGGCGCCTTTGCGCAGCTTAATAATGCGGTGGAAGAAAAGGCCGTCTTTGAAGAGCGTGGCGACCGGATTGGTGACCTTGTGCAAGAGGCTTTGCGCCCGATGCTAAAAGAATGGCTTGACGCCAATTTAAAGGGCATCGTAGAGCGCGCGGTGACGAAAGAGGTCAAACGGATTTCATCCGGCAAATAG
- a CDS encoding protein-L-isoaspartate O-methyltransferase, with protein sequence MTDYAQARQHMVDSQIRTNDVTDLAILKAFKSVPREMFVPQTQRALAYSDVHIDCGDDRTLLSPRDFSKMVQAADIEPTDVVLNIACGRGYSAAVIAALCETVVGLEDSEDRVERATTLLTDIGVTNAAVVKGDLKSGAREHGPFNVIFVNGAVTDVPATWLDQLANGGRLVTIKQKGAVGVCSVYTRSGDAVGERVAFDATAPLLPGFEPKEVFVF encoded by the coding sequence ATGACTGATTACGCCCAAGCCCGCCAACATATGGTTGATAGCCAAATCCGCACGAATGACGTGACGGACCTCGCCATCTTAAAGGCGTTCAAATCCGTTCCGCGCGAAATGTTTGTGCCTCAAACACAACGTGCACTGGCCTATTCTGATGTGCATATTGACTGTGGTGACGATCGTACCCTGCTTAGTCCACGTGATTTTTCCAAAATGGTGCAAGCCGCTGATATTGAACCGACCGACGTTGTACTGAACATCGCCTGTGGCCGCGGTTATTCTGCCGCTGTTATTGCAGCTTTGTGCGAAACTGTTGTGGGCTTGGAAGATAGTGAAGACCGGGTTGAGCGTGCGACAACATTGTTAACAGATATCGGCGTAACCAATGCCGCCGTTGTTAAAGGCGATTTAAAAAGCGGGGCTCGCGAGCACGGCCCCTTTAATGTGATTTTCGTAAACGGAGCTGTCACAGATGTGCCCGCAACATGGCTTGACCAATTGGCCAATGGCGGACGTCTTGTTACGATCAAGCAAAAGGGAGCCGTTGGCGTGTGTAGCGTCTACACGCGCTCTGGCGATGCTGTTGGTGAACGTGTGGCTTTTGATGCCACCGCTCCGCTCCTGCCTGGTTTTGAGCCTAAAGAGGTTTTCGTTTTTTAA